The proteins below come from a single Malus sylvestris chromosome 3, drMalSylv7.2, whole genome shotgun sequence genomic window:
- the LOC126615469 gene encoding senescence associated gene 20-like, whose product MEGEDSEEAKNKTTVTALYQALTSKDVDVVHLLLAPYLEWWFHGPPTHQHLNRLLTGAPPYDSSFKFVPLSIIAFGSMVLAEGYDEVRSVSWVHAWIFTDGIITQVREYYNTSVTVTRLSSPHIRSQPGNCQCLWQSKLSDNKYVPGLVLAL is encoded by the coding sequence ATGGAGGGAGAAGATTCCGAAGAAGCCAAAAACAAAACGACAGTGACGGCTTTATACCAAGCCTTAACCTCCAAGGACGTTGATGTCGTCCACCTTCTCCTCGCACCCTACCTCGAGTGGTGGTTCCATGGCCCCCCAACTCACCAGCATCTGAACCGCCTACTCACTGGTGCACCACCGTATGACTCATCGTTCAAATTCGTCCCTCTCTCGATCATTGCATTTGGATCAATGGTGCTGGCTGAAGGATACGACGAGGTTCGTTCCGTTTCGTGGGTGCATGCGTGGATCTTCACTGATGGGATTATTACCCAGGTCAGGGAATACTACAACACGTCCGTCACGGTCACCCGGTTATCCTCACCGCATATCAGATCACAACCGGGGAATTGCCAGTGTCTCTGGCAGAGTAAGCTCTCAGATAACAAGTATGTGCCTGGCCTCGTTTTGGCGCTATAA